A window from Halomicrobium urmianum encodes these proteins:
- a CDS encoding DEAD/DEAH box helicase, producing the protein MSQQVARVDTLFLHERGDDYRVAVHRDGERVFHGVLEVKQTDAGPRPRRLRIKRGTDEEPRSPDQFVELARRASRIRISQQTSGPGREEVQEMLDGYQLEAKVVRTCRYCASDGRYSPITEDTAIKADDEYICSDCAREELDRELALNGGITGDARARLEELLLEVQDLDRIENLLKGELDPDLTKFDEISATVDDVDPVRVDSLDLHPGIQDHMEGRFDTLLPVQSLAVENGVTEGRDQLVVSATATGKTLVGEMAGLDRVLNNKGKMLFLVPLVALANQKYEKFQERYGDMVDVSLRVGSSRINGEGGRFDPDADVIVGTYEGIDHALRTGKDLGNVGTVVIDEVHTLGEGERGHRLDGLISRLKYYCETHQSASDTQWIYLSATVGNPSDLAEKLEAQLIEFEERPVPIERHVTFADGQEKVRIENKLVRRAFDAKSSKGYRGQTIIFTNSRRRCHEISRKLEYSSAPYHAGLDNKRRNRVERQFADQDLAAVVTTAALAAGVDFPASQVVFDSLAMGIEWLTVQEFSQMLGRAGRPDYHDKGTVYMLVEPDCSYHNSMDMTEDEVAFKLLKGEMEPVITRYDESAAVEETLANVTVAGKRAKALNDRMIGEVPTKHAIGKLLEYEFIDGLEPTPLGRAVTRFFLDPGQAFAILDGVRKEQHPYDIVAEMELREEEH; encoded by the coding sequence GTGTCTCAGCAGGTCGCACGCGTCGACACGCTGTTCCTCCACGAGCGCGGGGACGACTACCGGGTGGCCGTCCACCGCGACGGGGAGCGGGTGTTCCACGGCGTGCTCGAAGTGAAGCAGACCGACGCCGGTCCGCGGCCCCGCCGGCTGAGGATCAAGCGCGGGACCGACGAGGAGCCCCGCAGCCCGGACCAGTTCGTGGAGCTGGCCCGCCGGGCCTCGCGGATCCGCATCTCCCAGCAGACCTCCGGCCCCGGCCGCGAGGAGGTGCAGGAGATGCTGGACGGCTACCAGCTGGAGGCGAAGGTCGTCCGGACCTGTCGGTACTGCGCCTCGGACGGCCGCTACTCGCCGATCACCGAGGACACGGCCATCAAGGCCGACGACGAGTACATCTGTTCGGACTGCGCCCGCGAGGAGCTGGACCGGGAGCTGGCGCTCAACGGCGGCATCACCGGCGACGCCCGGGCACGCCTGGAAGAGCTGCTGCTGGAGGTCCAGGACCTCGACCGCATCGAGAACCTCCTGAAGGGCGAACTCGACCCCGACCTGACGAAGTTCGACGAGATCTCCGCCACGGTCGACGACGTCGACCCCGTTCGGGTCGACTCGCTGGATCTCCACCCCGGGATTCAGGACCACATGGAGGGGCGGTTCGACACGCTCCTGCCCGTCCAGAGCCTTGCCGTCGAGAACGGCGTCACCGAGGGCCGCGACCAGCTCGTCGTCTCGGCGACGGCGACCGGGAAGACCCTCGTCGGCGAGATGGCCGGACTCGACCGCGTGCTCAACAACAAGGGGAAGATGCTGTTCCTCGTGCCGCTGGTCGCCCTGGCCAACCAGAAGTACGAGAAGTTCCAGGAGCGCTACGGCGACATGGTCGACGTCTCACTGCGGGTCGGCTCTAGCCGCATCAACGGCGAGGGCGGTCGTTTCGACCCCGACGCCGACGTCATCGTCGGGACCTACGAGGGCATCGACCACGCCCTCCGGACGGGCAAGGACCTCGGGAACGTCGGGACGGTCGTCATCGACGAGGTCCACACGCTCGGCGAGGGCGAGCGTGGCCACCGCCTCGACGGCCTGATCTCGCGGCTCAAGTACTACTGTGAAACCCACCAGAGCGCCAGCGATACCCAGTGGATCTACCTCTCGGCGACGGTTGGGAACCCGAGCGACCTCGCCGAGAAGCTGGAGGCGCAGCTCATCGAGTTCGAGGAGCGACCGGTGCCCATCGAACGGCACGTCACCTTCGCCGACGGCCAGGAGAAGGTCCGCATCGAGAACAAGCTGGTCAGGCGCGCGTTCGACGCGAAGTCGAGCAAGGGCTACCGCGGCCAGACGATCATCTTCACCAACTCCCGGCGGCGCTGTCACGAGATCTCCCGGAAGCTGGAGTACTCCTCGGCGCCGTACCACGCCGGACTGGACAACAAGCGGCGCAACCGCGTCGAGCGGCAGTTCGCCGACCAGGACCTCGCCGCCGTCGTCACCACGGCGGCGCTGGCGGCCGGCGTCGACTTCCCGGCCTCGCAGGTCGTCTTCGACTCGCTGGCGATGGGCATCGAGTGGCTCACCGTCCAGGAGTTCAGCCAGATGCTCGGTCGCGCTGGCCGCCCGGACTACCACGACAAGGGCACCGTGTACATGCTCGTCGAGCCGGACTGCTCGTATCACAACAGCATGGACATGACGGAGGACGAGGTGGCCTTCAAGCTCCTCAAGGGCGAGATGGAGCCCGTGATCACCCGCTACGACGAGTCCGCCGCCGTCGAGGAGACGCTGGCTAACGTCACCGTCGCAGGCAAGCGCGCCAAGGCGCTCAACGACCGGATGATCGGCGAGGTGCCCACCAAGCACGCCATCGGGAAGCTGCTGGAGTACGAGTTCATCGACGGGCTGGAGCCCACGCCGCTGGGCCGGGCCGTCACCCGCTTCTTCCTCGACCCCGGTCAGGCCTTCGCCATCCTCGACGGGGTGCGCAAGGAGCAGCATCCCTACGACATCGTCGCGGAGATGGAGCTGCGAGAGGAAGAGCACTGA
- a CDS encoding hydantoinase/oxoprolinase family protein, whose amino-acid sequence MTRLGVDVGGTFTDVVAVDEDGHLRDVKVPSTPDRPDDGVIDGVRRAAEAGVDLPDVAFLGHGTTVATNAVLEGDLAPTALVTTEGFRDVLEIGRQDRADLYDLNFERAAPLVPRERRLTVSERIGPDGAVIEPLTDDDVAALVEELPDDADAVAVSTLFSFRDDAHERAIREGIREAGRDGLAVSLSSEVLPEFREYERTSTTALNAALGPRMETYLGRLARRTRGTGVDAAPVVMQSHGGLTSADAAAERPVGTVLSGPAAGVRGAQYLAEAAGHEDVITMDMGGTSTDVSLIEGGDPSLTTDWEIAGHPLGVPAVDVHTIGAGGGSIARIDAGGALRVGPESAGAEPGPAAYGRGGERATVTDAHVALGRIHPDHPLGGELSVDVEAAEAIVERAVADPLGQSVTEAAHGVLEVALANTERALRVVSVERGHDPRSFALVAFGGAGPLHGPRLAERLSIPTVLVPRLAGVLSGLGLLTSDLEHTYVTSVVAPLETVGVGDLDGEFDALVAEGRETLAAEGVDADAMRFERSLDLRYEGQSYSLNVPVEGEPSREAIDRAADRFHERHEAQYGHAEPAEPVELVNARVRAVGEIPAVDVSSEVTGTVADAALGDREVVFDGNWREVPVYDHAILPPGGTFDGPAVVQADAATTVVRPGQSVRVDDRGTLVVSTSHA is encoded by the coding sequence ATGACCCGCCTTGGCGTCGACGTCGGCGGGACGTTCACGGACGTCGTCGCCGTCGACGAGGACGGACACCTCCGCGACGTCAAGGTACCCAGTACGCCCGACAGGCCCGACGACGGCGTGATCGACGGCGTCCGGCGGGCCGCAGAGGCGGGCGTCGACCTCCCGGACGTCGCCTTCCTCGGCCACGGGACGACCGTCGCTACCAACGCCGTCCTCGAGGGGGACCTCGCGCCGACGGCGCTCGTGACGACCGAGGGCTTTCGCGACGTGCTCGAGATCGGCCGGCAGGACCGCGCGGACCTCTACGACCTGAACTTCGAGCGTGCAGCGCCGCTGGTCCCGCGGGAGCGCCGTCTGACCGTCTCCGAGCGGATCGGCCCGGACGGAGCGGTGATCGAGCCCCTGACCGACGACGACGTCGCCGCGCTGGTCGAGGAGCTGCCCGACGACGCGGACGCGGTCGCGGTCTCGACGCTGTTCTCGTTCCGGGACGACGCCCACGAGCGGGCGATCCGCGAGGGGATCCGAGAAGCGGGCCGCGACGGCCTCGCCGTCTCGCTCTCTTCCGAGGTACTGCCCGAGTTCCGGGAGTACGAGCGGACCTCGACGACGGCGCTGAACGCCGCGCTCGGGCCGCGGATGGAGACCTACCTCGGACGGCTGGCCCGCCGGACCCGGGGGACCGGCGTCGACGCGGCCCCGGTCGTGATGCAGTCCCACGGCGGGCTCACGAGCGCCGACGCCGCCGCCGAGCGGCCCGTCGGGACGGTGCTGTCGGGCCCGGCGGCCGGCGTCCGGGGCGCACAGTACCTCGCCGAGGCGGCGGGCCACGAGGACGTGATCACGATGGACATGGGCGGGACGAGCACGGACGTCAGCCTGATCGAGGGCGGGGACCCGTCGCTGACCACGGACTGGGAGATCGCGGGCCACCCGCTCGGCGTCCCCGCCGTCGACGTCCACACCATCGGCGCCGGCGGGGGATCGATCGCCCGGATCGACGCCGGCGGCGCCCTGCGCGTGGGTCCGGAATCGGCTGGCGCGGAGCCGGGACCGGCCGCCTACGGCCGCGGCGGCGAGCGCGCGACGGTGACCGACGCCCACGTCGCCCTCGGGCGGATCCACCCCGACCACCCGCTCGGCGGCGAGCTATCGGTGGACGTCGAGGCGGCCGAGGCGATCGTCGAGCGGGCCGTCGCCGACCCGCTCGGCCAGTCTGTGACCGAGGCCGCCCACGGCGTCCTCGAAGTGGCGCTGGCGAACACGGAGCGGGCGCTCCGGGTCGTCAGCGTCGAGCGCGGCCACGACCCCCGTTCGTTCGCGCTCGTCGCCTTCGGCGGCGCCGGCCCGCTCCACGGCCCCCGCCTCGCCGAGCGCCTGTCGATCCCCACCGTCCTCGTGCCGCGGCTGGCGGGCGTGCTCTCCGGCCTCGGCCTGCTGACCTCCGATCTGGAACACACGTACGTCACCTCCGTGGTCGCTCCCCTCGAAACGGTGGGCGTCGGCGACCTCGACGGCGAGTTCGACGCCCTCGTCGCCGAGGGCCGCGAGACGCTGGCCGCGGAAGGCGTCGACGCGGACGCGATGCGCTTCGAGCGCTCGCTGGACCTCCGCTACGAGGGCCAGTCCTACTCGCTGAACGTCCCCGTCGAGGGCGAGCCGTCGCGGGAAGCCATAGATCGGGCCGCCGACCGCTTCCACGAGCGCCACGAGGCCCAGTACGGCCACGCCGAGCCCGCCGAGCCGGTCGAACTCGTCAACGCCCGCGTGCGGGCGGTCGGCGAGATCCCGGCCGTCGACGTCAGTAGCGAGGTGACGGGGACGGTCGCCGACGCCGCGCTCGGCGACCGCGAGGTCGTCTTCGACGGCAACTGGCGCGAAGTACCGGTGTACGACCACGCGATACTCCCGCCCGGCGGCACGTTCGACGGCCCCGCCGTCGTTCAGGCCGACGCGGCCACGACGGTCGTCCGGCCCGGCCAGTCAGTGCGCGTCGACGACCGCGGGACCCTCGTCGTCTCCACCAGCCACGCATGA
- a CDS encoding hydantoinase B/oxoprolinase family protein produces the protein MTDDSQDASDESQGEPVDPVTLEVLRNAFESVAEEMSANLIRTSYSPNITERADCSSAVFDADGRMLAQAENVPVHLGAMPHSVRTVIDALELGPGDTAIHNSPFSGGAHLPDITFVSPVFVDGERVAYVANRAHHADVGGARAGSVAADATGIYGEGLQIPPVRLYEGGEPVDGVFDLLLENVRTPEERAGDLRAQQAATETGRRRFTELVAEHGRETVAAVTDRVLDYGERRMRDAVADLADGTYGFVDALDGDGAGATDVEIRATVTVDGSAIDVDFAGSAEQVAGPINAPIAVTTSATYYALRAITDPDVPPNHGAYRPFSVSAPEGTVVNARSPAAVVGGNLETSQRVVDVVLGAMAEAGVHANDVSVGSKDERSESFGVSPIAAAANGSMNNVTVGSTGDAAEPYTFYETIGGGYGARPERDGVDGVHAHMTNTKNTPVEALELSYPLRVERYELRPDTGGAGHRRGGLGIRRDVRVLDHDASFSLLADRRRNRPYGLDGGEPGAPGDDRVVESGEERSIEGMTALELSADDLVSIRTPGGGGFGPPGERSVEAIEQDLKQDRVTPEHVAEHYPQYGSGNKGGDEQGEDG, from the coding sequence ATGACCGACGACAGCCAGGACGCGAGCGACGAATCGCAGGGGGAACCAGTCGACCCGGTGACGCTGGAGGTCCTCCGCAACGCCTTCGAGAGCGTCGCCGAGGAGATGAGCGCCAACCTGATCCGGACCAGCTACTCCCCGAACATCACGGAGCGGGCGGACTGCTCGTCGGCCGTCTTCGACGCCGACGGACGCATGCTCGCCCAGGCCGAGAACGTCCCGGTCCACCTCGGGGCGATGCCTCACTCCGTCCGGACGGTGATCGACGCACTGGAGCTGGGCCCGGGCGACACCGCGATCCACAACTCGCCGTTCAGCGGCGGCGCACACCTGCCCGATATCACCTTCGTCAGCCCCGTCTTCGTCGACGGGGAGCGCGTCGCCTACGTCGCCAACCGCGCCCACCACGCCGACGTCGGCGGGGCCCGCGCCGGCAGCGTCGCCGCGGACGCCACCGGCATCTACGGCGAGGGGCTTCAGATCCCGCCCGTCAGGCTGTACGAGGGCGGCGAACCGGTCGACGGCGTCTTCGACCTCCTCCTCGAGAACGTCCGCACGCCCGAGGAGCGCGCCGGCGACCTCCGGGCCCAGCAGGCCGCCACCGAGACCGGCCGCCGCCGGTTCACCGAACTCGTCGCGGAGCACGGCCGCGAGACCGTCGCGGCCGTGACCGACCGCGTGCTCGACTACGGCGAGCGGCGGATGCGCGACGCCGTGGCTGACCTCGCGGACGGCACCTACGGGTTCGTCGACGCCCTCGACGGCGACGGTGCGGGCGCCACGGACGTGGAGATTCGAGCCACGGTCACCGTCGACGGCTCAGCCATCGACGTCGACTTCGCGGGCTCCGCCGAGCAGGTCGCCGGGCCGATCAACGCCCCCATCGCCGTGACGACCAGCGCCACCTACTACGCGCTCCGTGCGATCACGGACCCGGACGTCCCGCCGAACCACGGTGCCTACCGGCCGTTCTCCGTCTCCGCTCCGGAGGGGACAGTTGTCAACGCCCGCTCGCCCGCCGCCGTCGTCGGCGGGAACCTGGAGACATCCCAGCGGGTCGTCGACGTGGTCCTCGGCGCGATGGCCGAGGCAGGCGTCCACGCGAACGACGTGAGTGTGGGCTCGAAAGACGAGCGGAGCGAGTCTTTCGGCGTCAGCCCGATCGCCGCCGCAGCGAACGGCTCGATGAACAACGTCACCGTCGGGAGCACGGGGGACGCCGCGGAGCCGTACACCTTCTACGAGACCATCGGCGGCGGCTACGGCGCCCGGCCCGAGCGCGACGGCGTCGACGGCGTCCACGCGCACATGACGAACACGAAGAACACGCCCGTCGAGGCGCTGGAACTGTCCTACCCGCTCCGGGTCGAGCGGTACGAACTCCGTCCCGACACCGGCGGTGCCGGCCACCGGCGCGGCGGACTGGGCATCCGGCGGGACGTCCGCGTCCTCGACCACGACGCCTCGTTCTCGCTACTGGCCGACCGCCGTCGCAACCGCCCCTACGGCCTCGACGGCGGCGAACCCGGCGCCCCCGGCGACGACAGAGTCGTCGAGAGCGGCGAGGAGCGGTCCATCGAGGGGATGACCGCGCTGGAGCTCTCGGCCGACGACCTCGTCAGCATCCGGACGCCCGGCGGCGGCGGGTTCGGTCCGCCCGGGGAGCGGTCCGTCGAGGCCATCGAGCAGGACCTGAAACAGGACCGGGTGACCCCCGAGCACGTCGCCGAGCACTACCCGCAGTACGGGAGCGGAAACAAGGGCGGGGACGAACAGGGCGAGGACGGGTGA
- a CDS encoding cupin domain-containing protein yields the protein MSEPLVRSASEIEYETVDAAEGLEKGVLLNEDHGAPNVAIRRFTLAAGGEVPRHTNEIEHEQHVLAGEYTVGIEGEEYEVEAGDSIHVPAGATHWYENDGDERAAFLCAVPTGDDSIELVDDE from the coding sequence ATGAGCGAGCCACTGGTACGCAGCGCCTCGGAGATCGAGTACGAGACGGTCGACGCGGCGGAGGGACTGGAGAAGGGCGTGCTCCTGAACGAGGACCACGGCGCGCCGAACGTCGCGATCCGGCGGTTCACGCTGGCGGCGGGCGGTGAGGTCCCGCGCCACACCAACGAGATCGAGCACGAGCAGCACGTCCTCGCTGGCGAGTACACGGTCGGCATCGAGGGCGAGGAGTACGAGGTCGAGGCCGGCGACTCGATCCACGTGCCCGCGGGCGCGACCCACTGGTACGAGAACGACGGCGACGAGCGAGCGGCCTTCCTCTGTGCGGTCCCGACCGGCGACGACTCGATCGAACTGGTCGACGACGAGTAG
- a CDS encoding site-2 protease family protein: MRRFRIGSAFGIPIQLDLTFLLVLPLFAWIIGTQIEQTAAILNRVGAGLDAEVLTEGLLPWVLGVAAAVGLFAGVVLHELGHSLVATRYGYPIDSITLWLFGGIAQLDELPEDWREELLIAVAGPIVSVGVGLAAGLGFLLVPGDGVAASGARFVLGYLAVLNVALAGFNMLPGFPMDGGRVLRALLARSRPYARATEIAAEVGKMFAVLLGIYGLFVFNLFLVGLAFFVYIGAEGESRQTVMRAAFEGVTVRDVMTPADRVTAVDPDDSVRELIETMFEERHTGYPVERNGAVVGLVTLDDARAVRDVERDAYTVGDIMTTELIAVAPDDDVMSALNQLEGNEVGRLIVLEDEEFVGLLTRTDVMTALSIIRSSPDYAATDESDATVFRPQS; the protein is encoded by the coding sequence ATGCGACGGTTCCGCATCGGCAGCGCGTTCGGGATCCCGATCCAGCTGGATCTGACCTTCCTGCTGGTGTTGCCGCTGTTCGCCTGGATCATCGGGACCCAGATCGAGCAGACGGCGGCGATCCTCAACCGGGTCGGCGCGGGGCTCGACGCGGAGGTGCTGACGGAGGGGCTCCTCCCGTGGGTGCTGGGCGTCGCCGCCGCGGTGGGCCTGTTCGCCGGCGTCGTCCTGCACGAACTGGGGCACTCGCTGGTGGCGACGCGGTACGGCTACCCGATCGACTCGATCACGCTGTGGCTGTTCGGCGGCATCGCGCAACTAGACGAACTCCCCGAGGACTGGCGGGAGGAACTACTCATCGCCGTCGCTGGCCCGATCGTCAGCGTCGGCGTGGGACTGGCGGCGGGCCTTGGCTTTCTCCTGGTCCCGGGCGACGGCGTCGCGGCCAGCGGGGCGCGGTTCGTCCTCGGGTACCTGGCCGTCCTCAACGTCGCGCTCGCGGGGTTCAACATGCTCCCCGGGTTCCCGATGGACGGCGGCCGCGTCCTGCGGGCGCTGCTGGCCCGCTCGCGCCCCTACGCCCGCGCGACCGAGATCGCCGCCGAGGTGGGGAAGATGTTCGCCGTCCTGCTGGGCATCTACGGCCTGTTCGTCTTCAACCTCTTCCTGGTGGGCCTGGCCTTCTTCGTCTACATCGGCGCCGAGGGCGAGTCCCGTCAGACCGTCATGCGCGCCGCCTTCGAGGGCGTCACCGTCCGCGACGTGATGACGCCCGCCGACCGAGTCACCGCCGTCGACCCCGACGACTCCGTTCGCGAACTGATCGAGACGATGTTCGAGGAGCGCCACACCGGGTACCCCGTCGAACGGAACGGCGCCGTGGTCGGCCTCGTCACCCTCGACGACGCCCGCGCCGTCCGCGACGTCGAGCGGGACGCCTACACCGTCGGCGACATCATGACGACCGAACTCATCGCCGTCGCCCCCGACGACGACGTGATGAGCGCGCTGAACCAGCTCGAGGGGAACGAGGTCGGCCGACTGATCGTCCTCGAGGACGAGGAGTTCGTCGGCCTGCTCACCCGCACCGACGTCATGACCGCGCTGTCGATCATCCGCTCCAGCCCCGACTACGCCGCGACCGACGAGAGCGACGCCACCGTGTTTCGGCCGCAGTCGTAG
- a CDS encoding HNH endonuclease produces the protein MAPEAGHLRRQEPRWNGGKLTLSCDVCDATVERYPNQVTGDATLCGPECQYEWLSDAFTGEGHPNWEGGGVGPYGKGWNEVRERALERDGHACVVCGTDDDELGRNPDVHHVVPVRVFVETPVFAERDAHTLDNVVSLCPSCHRRAEFGGISRAELHWRAGIATTAPGTPAPATV, from the coding sequence GTGGCGCCCGAGGCGGGACATCTCAGGCGACAAGAACCCCGCTGGAACGGCGGCAAACTGACCCTCTCCTGCGACGTCTGCGACGCGACGGTCGAACGGTACCCGAATCAGGTCACCGGCGACGCGACCCTCTGCGGTCCGGAGTGCCAGTACGAGTGGCTCTCCGACGCCTTCACCGGCGAGGGGCACCCGAACTGGGAGGGCGGCGGTGTGGGGCCGTACGGCAAGGGGTGGAACGAGGTCCGCGAGCGGGCGCTGGAGCGCGACGGGCACGCCTGCGTGGTCTGTGGCACCGACGACGACGAACTGGGCCGGAATCCGGACGTCCACCACGTCGTCCCGGTCAGGGTCTTCGTCGAGACGCCGGTGTTCGCGGAGCGGGACGCCCACACGCTTGACAACGTCGTGTCGCTGTGTCCGTCCTGTCACCGCCGGGCGGAGTTCGGCGGGATCTCGCGGGCGGAACTCCACTGGCGGGCGGGCATCGCGACGACGGCTCCAGGGACGCCCGCGCCGGCCACCGTCTAG
- a CDS encoding DUF5814 domain-containing protein — translation MAITDKIYVKNHRQLASQLETSFPKGAFKGATLDVLFQGEGLAKLDEASRERVLEFAEDFMDCDCQASPHCGCPERKFTRYLLELREQGLGPDAIVDVMGDDYMLYAYPGDVLSFLDDSVRTLEAVEALADVDGRDEVAEQARQKRDELV, via the coding sequence GTGGCCATCACGGACAAGATCTACGTCAAGAACCACCGGCAGCTCGCCTCGCAGCTGGAGACGTCCTTCCCGAAGGGGGCGTTCAAGGGGGCGACGCTGGACGTCCTCTTCCAGGGGGAGGGGCTGGCGAAGCTAGACGAGGCCAGCCGGGAGCGGGTACTGGAGTTCGCGGAGGACTTCATGGACTGCGACTGCCAGGCCAGCCCGCACTGCGGCTGTCCGGAGCGGAAGTTCACCCGGTACCTGCTGGAGTTACGCGAGCAGGGGCTGGGACCGGACGCCATCGTCGACGTGATGGGCGACGACTACATGCTGTACGCGTACCCCGGCGACGTCCTCTCCTTCCTGGACGACTCCGTGCGGACGCTGGAGGCGGTCGAGGCGCTGGCGGACGTCGACGGTCGGGACGAGGTGGCTGAGCAAGCCAGACAGAAGCGAGACGAACTGGTCTGA
- a CDS encoding CopG family transcriptional regulator codes for MGNKNKTISFRVSQEKFETLRDIAEERDISLSAVFRDYVDMLVAHDGQVEVVPEHELSETSESEDTESFPPKVEVPKSFVREHERLELEAEHLREQLEEHKRYVTTLRQQLDEHDEEDVVQLEDLDGDDDEDASYRIGSFDEV; via the coding sequence ATGGGCAACAAGAACAAGACCATCTCCTTCCGGGTCAGCCAGGAGAAGTTCGAGACGCTCCGGGACATCGCCGAGGAGCGCGACATCTCCCTGTCCGCCGTCTTCCGCGACTACGTCGACATGCTCGTCGCCCACGACGGCCAGGTCGAGGTCGTCCCCGAGCACGAGCTCTCGGAGACGTCCGAGAGCGAGGACACCGAGAGCTTCCCGCCGAAGGTCGAAGTCCCCAAGAGCTTCGTCCGCGAGCACGAGCGCCTCGAACTCGAGGCCGAGCACCTCCGCGAGCAGCTGGAGGAACACAAGCGCTACGTCACCACACTGCGCCAGCAACTCGACGAGCACGACGAGGAGGACGTCGTCCAGCTGGAGGACCTCGACGGCGACGACGACGAGGACGCCTCCTACCGGATCGGCAGCTTCGACGAGGTATAG
- a CDS encoding RPA family protein, whose translation MASTPTREVARRVFADEFNDASYTFKESDDDRAPVYLLLPTGAKANRIFVVGTLTETEDVGEDSEYWQGRLVDPNGDTFFMYAGQYQPDAASMLRELEPPAYVSVVGKPRTYETDEGDVNVSIRPESISLVDEATRDRWVVETAERTIERIQAFDEETNEYAEMAREEYDLPVENYRRTVVGALESLEEEQRETGEASVAE comes from the coding sequence ATGGCATCCACGCCCACCCGCGAAGTCGCCCGCCGCGTCTTCGCAGACGAGTTCAACGACGCGAGCTACACGTTCAAGGAAAGTGACGACGACCGCGCCCCGGTCTACCTGCTGCTGCCCACCGGCGCGAAGGCCAACCGCATCTTCGTCGTCGGCACCCTCACCGAGACCGAAGACGTCGGCGAGGACAGCGAGTACTGGCAGGGTCGCCTCGTCGACCCCAACGGCGACACGTTCTTCATGTACGCCGGCCAGTACCAGCCCGACGCCGCCTCGATGCTCCGTGAGCTGGAGCCGCCCGCCTACGTCTCCGTGGTCGGCAAGCCCCGCACCTACGAGACCGACGAGGGCGACGTGAACGTCTCCATCCGTCCGGAGTCTATCTCGCTGGTCGACGAGGCCACCCGCGACCGCTGGGTCGTGGAGACCGCCGAGCGGACCATCGAGCGCATCCAGGCGTTCGACGAGGAGACCAACGAGTACGCCGAGATGGCCCGCGAGGAGTACGACCTCCCCGTGGAGAACTACCGCCGGACCGTCGTCGGCGCGCTGGAATCGCTGGAGGAAGAGCAGCGAGAGACGGGCGAAGCGAGCGTCGCGGAGTAA
- a CDS encoding replication factor A (Replication protein A protects and stabilize the intermediate ssDNA that is generated by the unwinding action of a DNA helicase at the replication fork. In addition, SSBs prevent the formation of secondary structures by single-stranded template DNA.) → MTDLRTHADEIHEQFSDQLDLSVDEIEERLETLVDEYKVPVSEARRSVVSTYLDEAGMDRDQLSGGENDRVQVTDVDAPEEWVDITAKVVDLWDATADAVAQVGLLGDETGTIKFTKWSKSDLPELEEGKVYDLRNVVTDEYQGRFSVKLNRTTTIEELDEDIEVGDESVEVEGALVDIQSGSGLIKRCPEEDCTRVLQNGRCSEHGEVEGEFDLRIKGVLDDGDDVTEVIFDEAATEALTGITLEEAQEMAMDALDTTVVADEMREKVLGRYYRVTGPTFGRYVLADEQELLDDPVDPEAALIKARSI, encoded by the coding sequence ATGACGGATTTGCGTACACACGCGGACGAGATACACGAGCAGTTCTCCGACCAGTTAGACCTGAGCGTCGACGAGATCGAGGAGCGCCTCGAGACGCTGGTCGACGAGTACAAGGTGCCCGTCAGCGAGGCGCGCCGCAGCGTCGTCAGCACGTACCTCGACGAGGCGGGCATGGACCGCGACCAGCTCTCCGGCGGCGAGAACGACCGGGTGCAGGTCACCGACGTCGACGCCCCCGAGGAGTGGGTCGACATCACGGCCAAGGTCGTCGACCTCTGGGACGCGACCGCGGACGCCGTCGCCCAGGTCGGCCTCCTCGGTGACGAGACGGGCACGATCAAGTTCACCAAGTGGTCGAAGTCCGACCTCCCCGAGCTGGAGGAGGGCAAAGTCTACGACCTCCGGAACGTCGTCACCGACGAGTACCAGGGTCGGTTCTCGGTGAAGCTCAACCGGACGACCACCATCGAGGAACTGGACGAGGACATCGAAGTCGGCGACGAGAGCGTCGAGGTCGAGGGGGCCCTCGTCGACATCCAGTCCGGCTCCGGCCTGATCAAGCGCTGCCCCGAGGAGGACTGCACGCGCGTCCTCCAGAACGGCCGCTGTTCCGAGCACGGCGAGGTCGAGGGCGAGTTCGACCTCCGTATCAAGGGCGTGCTGGACGACGGCGACGACGTGACCGAGGTCATCTTCGACGAGGCGGCCACCGAGGCGCTGACCGGCATCACCCTCGAAGAGGCCCAGGAGATGGCGATGGACGCCCTGGACACCACCGTCGTGGCCGACGAGATGCGCGAGAAGGTCCTGGGGCGCTACTACCGCGTCACCGGTCCGACCTTCGGCCGCTACGTGCTGGCCGACGAACAGGAGCTGCTGGACGATCCGGTCGATCCGGAAGCCGCCCTCATCAAAGCGAGGTCGATCTGA